Proteins from a single region of Chrysemys picta bellii isolate R12L10 chromosome 9, ASM1138683v2, whole genome shotgun sequence:
- the LRRC3 gene encoding leucine-rich repeat-containing protein 3, protein MIRMFLAHPTTSLAQLSSTRVFFCLLLCIPPVWTSCPQPCQCTDHSGARVVLCSSKHLDEIPKDIPQDAVFVKLDANKITQIPNNAFKHLNHLEELDLSRNAIEKIDMAAFRGVADGLRTLDLSNNLIQSIPKEALVKLNAKIRLSNNPWHCECALQEVLSEVNLDPESVNEITCQTSVREEYVGKPLIQVLDSGVNFCNIHQKTTDIAMFITMFGWFTMVITYVVYYVRHNQEDARKHLEYLKSLPSTQVPKETISTVL, encoded by the coding sequence ATGATCAGAATGTTCCTGGCACACCCGACAACCTCACTGGCACAGCTGTCCTCCACCCGCGTTTTTTTCTGCCTCCTCCTGTGCATCCCTCCTGTGTggacctcctgcccccagccctgccagtgcacaGACCACTCAGGAGCCAGGGTTGTGCTGTGCAGCTCAAAGCATTTGGATGAAATCCCGAAGGACATTCCCCAAGATGCTGTGTTTGTGAAACTCGATGCAAATAAAATCACCCAGATCCCCAACAACGCATTCAAACACCTGAACCACTTGGAAGAGCTGGACCTCTCCAGAAACGCCATTGAGAAGATAGACATGGCAGCTTTCAGAGGGGTGGCAGACGGGCTGCGGACACTGGATCTTTCCAATAACCTTATTCAGAGTATTCCCAAGGAAGCCTTAGTCAAACTGAATGCTAAGATCCGCCTGTCCAATAACCCGTGGCACTGCGAGTGCGCGTTGCAGGAGGTGCTCTCGGAAGTGAATTTAGATCCCGAGTCGGTGAACGAGATCACCTGCCAAACCTCTGTGCGCGAAGAATATGTCGGGAAACCTTTGATCCAGGTCCTGGACTCTGGCGTCAATTTCTGTAACATCCATCAAAAGACCACAGATATCGCCATGTTCATCACCATGTTTGGCTGGTTCACCATGGTCATCACCTATGTGGTGTATTACGTTCGACACAACCAGGAAGATGCCAGGAAGCACCTGGAGTACCTTAAATCACTGCCTAGCACCcaggtccccaaagagaccatcaGCACGGTCCTGTAA